The following coding sequences lie in one Apium graveolens cultivar Ventura chromosome 3, ASM990537v1, whole genome shotgun sequence genomic window:
- the LOC141714497 gene encoding protein SRC2-like, protein MECRKFEINIISAIDLENVRRICKMKVYARVSIGNQPNSEKRTPVDRHSKTNPAWNFTMNYTISECVVEHHSSMLVIKLYCKRKLGDRYIGEVHLSMKELYEYAYPLGGSAIVNYPVQKGCVNSQGLLKFSFRFGEKISVDKLLIAESIGLKCSCIVNLVIGTTLMMIRSRDLHMNLVGDGRISPPK, encoded by the exons ATGGAGTGCAGAAAGTTTGAGATAAATATAATCTCAGCAATCGATCTCGAAAATGTTCGAAGAATATGCAAGATGAAAGTCTACGCAAGAGTTTCGATTGGAAATCAGCCTAATTCGGAGAAGAGAACTCCGGTGGATAGGCATAGTAAGACAAATCCTGCATGGAACTTTACAATGAACTATACCATAAGTGAGTGTGTAGTGGAACATCACAGTAGTATGCTTGTTATAAAGTTGTACTGCAAAAGAAAGCTTGGAGACAGATATATCGGTGAAGTGCACTTGTCTATGAAGGAGCTTTATGAGTATGCATATCCATTAGGAGGCAGTGCTATAGTCAATTATCCGGTTCAGAAAGGTTGCGTAAATTCACAAGGATTGCTCAAGTTTTCCTTCAGGTTTGGAGAAAAAATTAGTGTTGATAAGTTGCTTATTGCTGAAAGTATTGGG TTGAAGTGTAGCTGTATTGTAAATTTAGTTATTGGAACCACCTTGATGATGATTCGTTCGAG GGACTTGCACATGAATTTGGTGGGTGATGGTCGAATTTCTCCACCCAAATGA